One window of the Clostridium sp. MB40-C1 genome contains the following:
- a CDS encoding nucleotidyltransferase family protein, which produces MRFSNDTYCINIDSTIKDAMECIDKNLTGAALVVDDNKHVKGIITDGIIRRAILKGYTIQENIEGVYNKEFKYVDKFVSKKKVKEFMLKYKIRQVPLLDEKGILQDLYFLDDVISYDEKDNYVFILAGGLGTRLRPLTENIPKPMLKVGDKPILERIIEQFKEFGFKNFIISLNYKGEIIEDYFKDGKEFDVNIEYVRETKKLGTAGSIKLAEDKFKKPFIVINGDILTGIDFDAFLSHHMNNEFDVTVGARNYEMKVPYGVMVTEDILIKSLEEKPVYTFYINSGVYALSENVIKYIPENEEYNMTDLIEDVINNNGRSGVYQITEYWSDIGQMEDFKKANEDVKKFF; this is translated from the coding sequence GTGAGATTTTCAAATGATACATATTGTATAAATATTGATTCAACTATAAAGGATGCTATGGAATGTATAGATAAAAACTTGACTGGTGCCGCTTTAGTTGTAGATGATAATAAGCATGTTAAAGGAATTATCACTGACGGAATTATAAGAAGAGCTATACTTAAAGGTTATACAATACAAGAAAATATTGAGGGCGTTTATAATAAAGAATTTAAGTATGTAGACAAATTTGTAAGTAAAAAAAAGGTTAAAGAATTTATGCTTAAATACAAGATACGTCAAGTGCCTTTACTAGATGAAAAAGGAATACTTCAAGACTTATATTTTCTTGATGATGTGATTTCTTATGACGAAAAAGATAATTATGTATTTATACTTGCAGGTGGACTTGGAACAAGACTGAGACCTCTTACGGAGAATATTCCAAAGCCTATGCTTAAAGTGGGAGATAAGCCTATTTTAGAGCGTATTATTGAACAATTTAAAGAATTCGGCTTTAAAAATTTTATAATTTCTTTAAATTATAAAGGAGAAATTATAGAAGATTATTTTAAAGATGGCAAAGAATTTGATGTAAATATAGAGTATGTAAGAGAAACTAAGAAACTTGGAACAGCTGGTTCTATAAAGCTAGCAGAAGATAAATTTAAAAAACCGTTTATAGTTATAAATGGGGACATATTAACTGGAATAGACTTTGATGCTTTTTTAAGTCATCACATGAATAATGAATTTGATGTAACTGTAGGAGCTAGAAACTATGAAATGAAAGTTCCTTATGGAGTAATGGTTACAGAGGATATTTTAATAAAATCATTAGAAGAAAAGCCAGTATATACTTTTTATATTAATAGTGGAGTGTATGCTTTAAGTGAAAATGTAATCAAGTACATCCCAGAAAACGAAGAATATAATATGACAGATTTAATAGAAGATGTTATAAATAATAATGGAAGATCTGGGGTATACCAAATAACAGAATATTGGTCAGATATAGGGCAGATGGAAGATTTTAAGAAGGCTAATGAAGATGTTAAAAAGTTCTTCTAG
- a CDS encoding LegC family aminotransferase, whose translation MIPLCIPEVKGNEWKYVKECIDTNWVSSVGSYVNLFEERFAEYVKAEKAVVTMNGTAALQLALITLGVGEGDEVILPSMTFISPVNTIKYVGAVPVFCDSCRDTFVMDAEKIEELITPKTKAIMPVHIYGHPVDMDKVMEIANKYNLYVIEDATEALGSTYKGNMLGTIGHIGAFSFNGNKLITTGAGGMLVTQNSEYGERAKFLSTQTKVVTENKAFYHPEVGYNFRMPNLLAAFGVAQLENVEEYLKVKIENAKYYNELLKDVKGITLPVEKEWAENCYWLYSVMVEDDYGITRDELIAKLKEEGIESRPFFMAVHEMPPYKDCKHGDMRVTKELCDKGVNLPSSVSLTKEQIKEVCTVIKKYSK comes from the coding sequence ATGATACCTTTATGTATACCGGAAGTTAAAGGCAATGAATGGAAATATGTAAAAGAATGTATAGATACAAACTGGGTTTCTTCTGTAGGAAGCTATGTTAACCTATTTGAAGAAAGATTTGCTGAGTATGTAAAAGCAGAAAAAGCTGTTGTTACAATGAACGGTACAGCTGCCCTTCAACTTGCGCTTATAACGTTAGGAGTTGGAGAAGGGGATGAAGTTATATTACCTTCTATGACTTTTATATCTCCAGTAAACACTATAAAGTATGTAGGTGCAGTTCCAGTTTTCTGTGATTCTTGTAGGGATACCTTTGTCATGGATGCAGAAAAAATTGAAGAACTTATTACTCCTAAGACAAAAGCAATAATGCCTGTACATATTTATGGACATCCTGTAGATATGGATAAGGTAATGGAAATTGCAAATAAGTATAATTTATATGTAATAGAAGATGCAACAGAAGCACTAGGTTCTACATATAAAGGAAATATGCTTGGAACCATAGGACATATTGGAGCATTCAGCTTTAACGGAAATAAACTTATAACTACTGGTGCAGGTGGAATGCTTGTAACGCAAAATAGTGAATATGGAGAAAGAGCAAAATTCTTATCAACTCAAACAAAGGTAGTTACAGAAAATAAAGCTTTTTATCATCCTGAAGTTGGATATAATTTTAGAATGCCAAATCTTCTAGCTGCTTTTGGAGTAGCTCAACTTGAAAATGTAGAAGAGTACTTAAAGGTAAAAATAGAAAATGCTAAGTACTATAATGAGTTATTAAAGGACGTTAAAGGAATAACTCTTCCAGTAGAAAAAGAATGGGCAGAAAATTGTTATTGGCTTTATTCTGTTATGGTAGAAGATGACTATGGAATTACAAGAGATGAGCTTATAGCAAAATTAAAAGAAGAGGGAATAGAGTCAAGACCATTCTTTATGGCAGTACATGAAATGCCTCCGTATAAAGATTGTAAACATGGAGATATGAGAGTAACAAAAGAATTATGCGATAAAGGTGTGAACCTTCCTAGCTCAGTTTCTTTAACAAAAGAACAAATAAAAGAGGTATGTACAGTCATAAAAAAATACAGTAAATAG
- a CDS encoding NAD-dependent 4,6-dehydratase LegB: MNWTGKKVLVTGAEGFIGSHLTERLVELGADVTALVQYNSFNNWGWIDSFDKNVKDSLNVITGDVREYDNVKRMVKGQQVILHLAALIAIPYSYLSPMAYVRTNVEGTTNVLEACREEDNIEKIVHTSTSETYGTALYVPIDEKHPMQGQSPYSASKIGADKMAESFYRSFNLPIATLRPFNTYGPRQSARAVIPTIISQILAGKTEIQLGSLTPTRDFNYVKDTAEAFIKVAESDKTIGEVINAGSNYEISIGDLVKKIIELTGRDVKIICDDERIRPEKSEVNRLWADNTKIKELTDWAPKYTLDEGLKETIEWVKNNIQHFKTDIYNV, translated from the coding sequence ATGAATTGGACAGGAAAGAAGGTTTTAGTAACAGGAGCGGAAGGCTTTATAGGAAGTCATTTAACTGAAAGATTGGTGGAACTTGGAGCTGACGTTACAGCTTTAGTACAATACAATTCTTTTAATAACTGGGGATGGATTGACAGTTTTGATAAAAATGTTAAAGACAGCTTAAATGTTATAACTGGTGATGTAAGAGAATACGACAATGTAAAAAGAATGGTAAAAGGACAGCAAGTTATACTTCATCTTGCTGCACTTATTGCAATACCATACTCTTATTTATCACCAATGGCTTATGTTAGAACAAATGTAGAAGGAACAACAAATGTTTTAGAGGCATGTAGAGAAGAAGATAACATAGAGAAAATAGTCCATACTTCAACAAGTGAAACTTATGGAACTGCGCTTTATGTACCTATAGATGAAAAACACCCTATGCAAGGACAATCACCATACTCTGCTTCAAAAATAGGTGCGGATAAGATGGCAGAAAGTTTTTATAGATCATTTAATTTACCTATAGCAACTTTAAGACCATTTAATACATACGGACCAAGACAATCAGCAAGAGCTGTTATACCAACAATAATTTCACAAATACTTGCAGGCAAAACAGAAATTCAATTAGGAAGTTTAACTCCAACAAGAGACTTTAACTATGTAAAAGATACTGCAGAAGCTTTTATAAAGGTTGCTGAAAGTGATAAAACTATAGGAGAAGTTATAAATGCTGGTTCAAATTATGAAATAAGCATTGGAGACTTAGTTAAAAAGATAATTGAATTAACAGGAAGAGATGTAAAGATAATTTGTGATGATGAAAGAATAAGACCAGAAAAAAGCGAAGTGAACAGATTATGGGCTGATAATACAAAAATTAAAGAATTGACTGATTGGGCTCCAAAATATACACTTGATGAGGGCCTAAAAGAAACAATAGAATGGGTAAAAAATAATATACAACACTTTAAAACTGACATCTATAATGTTTAA
- a CDS encoding lipopolysaccharide biosynthesis protein: MIKAITQKLSKSKLIKGGIWYTIGNLFLQGISFLTMPIFTKVLKLTTGEFGIINTYTTWLAVFTSIVSLGLVASVSRGKYDFEDKYDDFLSSIMLLSTLCFGVFITLTLIFQKFISNFISLTPILVKLLILQSFCAFIIDFCNTKFTIEYKYKKYLFVSITSTLLNVILSIVFISYMTVNRHMGRIIAGALITLIYGIVLYFSIIRKGKFSIEKKYWKYALAISVPLIPHSLSGIILSQFDRVMIQKMVGDAATGIYSFAYNVGMILSVVWTALNKAWVPYFFESMEQNKYDDIREKCKYYIGIFSLITFVLIFVSPEIGKLMASKDFWVGLDLVPVVIIGYFFVFLYSLPSNLEFYAKKTHLISIGTFGAGFLNIFLNAIFIRKYGYGAAAWTTLVSYIALFIFHYVIAAKISENKIFELKYFIYSTIFVSISGYVFYIIKYNWLMRYGCVLLVMFVLAYIIQKKLKIKFKS; the protein is encoded by the coding sequence ATGATAAAAGCAATTACACAAAAGCTTAGTAAAAGTAAACTAATAAAGGGTGGTATATGGTATACCATAGGAAATTTATTTCTTCAAGGTATTTCTTTTCTTACTATGCCTATTTTCACTAAAGTACTTAAACTTACTACAGGGGAGTTTGGTATAATTAATACATATACCACTTGGCTTGCTGTATTTACGTCAATTGTAAGTTTAGGTCTTGTAGCTAGTGTATCAAGAGGAAAGTATGATTTTGAAGACAAATATGATGATTTTTTATCATCTATAATGCTTCTTTCAACTTTATGTTTTGGGGTGTTTATTACACTAACACTAATATTTCAAAAGTTTATTTCAAATTTTATAAGTTTAACTCCGATATTAGTTAAGCTTTTGATTCTTCAAAGCTTTTGTGCTTTTATAATTGATTTTTGTAACACTAAATTTACAATAGAATACAAGTATAAAAAATATTTATTTGTATCTATTACTAGTACCTTATTAAATGTAATTTTATCTATTGTATTTATATCTTATATGACTGTAAATAGACATATGGGAAGAATAATTGCAGGTGCTTTAATTACATTAATATATGGTATAGTTTTATACTTTTCAATAATAAGAAAAGGTAAGTTTTCTATAGAAAAAAAATATTGGAAATACGCTTTAGCAATATCTGTTCCTTTGATACCACATAGTTTATCAGGAATTATTTTATCTCAATTTGATAGAGTAATGATACAAAAAATGGTTGGAGATGCTGCTACTGGAATATATAGCTTCGCATACAATGTAGGTATGATTTTAAGCGTAGTGTGGACTGCTTTAAATAAAGCTTGGGTTCCCTATTTTTTTGAAAGTATGGAACAAAATAAATATGATGATATAAGAGAAAAATGCAAATATTACATAGGAATATTTTCTTTGATAACCTTTGTCTTGATATTTGTTTCTCCAGAAATAGGTAAATTAATGGCCTCAAAAGATTTCTGGGTGGGACTTGACTTAGTTCCAGTTGTTATAATAGGATATTTCTTCGTGTTCTTATACAGTTTGCCATCAAATTTAGAGTTTTATGCTAAGAAGACACACTTAATATCTATAGGAACTTTTGGAGCAGGATTTTTAAACATATTTTTAAATGCTATTTTTATCCGTAAGTATGGATATGGGGCAGCAGCATGGACAACACTAGTTTCATACATAGCACTTTTTATATTCCATTATGTCATAGCTGCTAAAATTTCAGAAAATAAGATATTTGAACTTAAATATTTTATTTATTCTACAATTTTTGTATCTATATCAGGATATGTATTTTATATAATTAAATATAATTGGCTAATGAGATATGGATGTGTACTTTTAGTTATGTTTGTACTAGCTTATATTATACAGAAAAAACTAAAAATTAAATTTAAATCATAG